A window from Chitinophaga filiformis encodes these proteins:
- the pafA gene encoding alkaline phosphatase PafA, with protein MRKKCQSLSALVLAGAMLQTVAVSAQKPVDHPKLVVGIVVDQMRWDYLYRYYDRYENGGFRRMLSEGFSCENTFITHLPSFTAVGHSTIYTGSVPAIHGITGNDWTDQVTGRHWYCTEDTTVQPVGTSSDAGRMSPRNLLASTITDELKIATNFRSKVVGVSLKDRASILPAGHAANGAFWLDDSNGSFVTSTFYMQDLPEWVKAFNARQLPAQLMSKPWETLYPINTYIQSTADDMKWEGTFIGETKATFPHNMPDIYQKDKGSLRSTPSGNTLTLEFAKAAIEGYQLGSNTVTDFLTINCASTDYVGHRYGPNAIEVEDTYLRLDKDLSAFFRYLDQRLGKGNYLVFLSADHGAANSVAFMEEHQIPAGLPDGRMLSGLNAALKERFGVDKLALSTENYHISFDLKMISAQKLDYDAIRKATVQYLQKLPGVQFAADVDNLGNSAIPEPIRTMIANGYNPKRCGSVAIIPEPGWYSGSDKGTTHGNWNPYDTHLPLVFMGWHVKHGTSNDMVSMADIAPTIAAMLRIQMPNGAVGKPVQAVYK; from the coding sequence ATGAGAAAAAAATGTCAATCACTGTCTGCACTGGTGCTCGCCGGCGCCATGTTGCAGACAGTTGCCGTTTCTGCCCAGAAGCCCGTAGACCATCCGAAATTGGTTGTAGGTATTGTTGTTGACCAGATGCGCTGGGATTATCTGTACCGGTATTATGACCGCTACGAAAATGGCGGATTCAGGAGAATGTTGTCTGAAGGCTTTTCCTGCGAAAACACCTTTATTACCCATTTACCTTCTTTTACAGCAGTAGGGCATAGTACGATCTACACCGGATCTGTACCTGCCATCCACGGTATTACCGGCAATGACTGGACTGACCAGGTGACCGGCCGTCATTGGTATTGCACGGAAGATACTACAGTTCAACCTGTGGGTACAAGCAGTGATGCCGGCAGAATGTCGCCCCGTAACCTGCTGGCCTCTACGATCACCGACGAGCTGAAAATAGCCACCAACTTCCGCTCAAAGGTGGTGGGCGTGTCCCTGAAAGACAGGGCGTCCATCCTGCCGGCCGGACATGCAGCGAACGGCGCCTTTTGGCTGGACGATAGTAATGGTAGCTTTGTGACCAGTACCTTTTATATGCAGGACCTGCCGGAATGGGTAAAGGCGTTTAACGCCCGGCAATTGCCGGCGCAATTAATGTCGAAGCCCTGGGAAACACTATATCCCATCAATACCTACATCCAGAGTACAGCGGATGATATGAAATGGGAAGGCACTTTCATTGGGGAGACAAAGGCTACATTTCCGCATAACATGCCGGACATCTACCAGAAAGACAAAGGCAGCCTGCGCTCCACGCCTTCCGGTAACACCCTTACCCTGGAATTTGCCAAAGCGGCCATTGAAGGATATCAACTGGGCAGCAATACAGTGACGGATTTCCTTACTATCAACTGTGCATCAACAGATTATGTGGGACATAGATATGGACCCAATGCTATCGAGGTAGAAGATACTTATCTGCGGCTGGACAAAGACCTGTCGGCCTTCTTCCGTTATTTGGACCAGCGTTTAGGCAAGGGCAATTACCTGGTGTTCCTGTCTGCCGACCATGGCGCTGCCAATTCCGTAGCCTTTATGGAAGAGCATCAGATCCCTGCGGGCCTGCCCGACGGGAGAATGTTAAGCGGGTTGAATGCGGCATTGAAAGAACGTTTTGGTGTGGATAAACTGGCATTGAGCACAGAGAATTATCATATCAGCTTTGACCTCAAAATGATCTCTGCACAAAAACTGGATTATGACGCGATCAGGAAGGCGACAGTACAATACCTGCAAAAGCTGCCGGGCGTACAGTTTGCTGCAGATGTGGATAACCTGGGAAACAGTGCTATACCGGAGCCAATAAGGACGATGATCGCCAACGGGTACAACCCCAAGCGTTGCGGTTCGGTCGCGATCATTCCCGAGCCAGGCTGGTATTCCGGATCGGACAAGGGCACCACTCATGGCAACTGGAACCCCTACGATACGCACCTGCCGCTGGTATTCATGGGCTGGCATGTGAAACACGGAACGAGCAACGATATGGTAAGTATGGCTGATATCGCACCAACCATTGCGGCTATGCTGCGTATCCAGATGCCTAACGGCGCCGTGGGTAAACCGGTGCAGGCGGTGTATAAATAA
- a CDS encoding NifU family protein, producing MIKTGNPIISIYTEMTPNPETMKFVANKLLYPGKHIDFPDEASAKPSPLAVELFSFPFIRGVFVMANFITLTKTPDTDWNDIIPTIKAFLKEYLEDNRPVINEEEIVVTKAAASNEVSADDTDVVKRIKELLENYVKPAVEMDGGAIQFKDYDDGTVTLMLQGSCSGCPSSMITLKAGIEGMMKRMIPEVKEVVAEAE from the coding sequence ATGATTAAAACAGGCAATCCTATTATCAGCATATATACGGAAATGACGCCGAACCCGGAAACAATGAAGTTTGTGGCTAACAAGCTGTTGTATCCAGGTAAGCACATCGATTTCCCGGATGAGGCCAGCGCTAAGCCGTCTCCCCTGGCAGTCGAGCTGTTCAGCTTCCCGTTCATAAGGGGTGTTTTTGTTATGGCTAATTTCATTACGCTGACAAAGACCCCGGACACTGACTGGAACGATATTATACCTACTATAAAAGCCTTCCTGAAGGAATATCTGGAAGACAACCGTCCCGTTATCAACGAAGAGGAAATAGTGGTGACTAAAGCTGCCGCCAGCAATGAAGTAAGTGCAGATGACACTGATGTGGTAAAACGTATCAAGGAATTACTTGAGAACTACGTGAAACCGGCAGTAGAGATGGATGGCGGAGCAATTCAATTCAAAGATTACGACGACGGTACTGTGACGTTGATGTTGCAGGGTTCCTGTTCAGGTTGCCCATCTTCCATGATCACGCTGAAAGCCGGCATTGAAGGCATGATGAAGCGTATGATCCCTGAAGTGAAGGAAGTGGTGGCAGAAGCAGAATAA
- a CDS encoding glycoside hydrolase family 10 protein, with translation MVKYLLGVALMLTGVFNQVKAQLPPKREFRAVWIATVENIDWPSRKGLPVEIQKQEFINLLDKQQRNGMNAVIVQIRPVADAFYDSPFEPWSEYLSGVQGQAPNPYYDPLRFMLEETHKRGMEFHAWFNPYRAAISTGRNNVTANHITRMRPQWFVNFDGKKYFDPGIPEVREYVTQIIRDVVRRYDIDAVHFDDYFYPYPVSGKDFPDFNSYRQYGRNMQKDDWRRWNVDTIIQMVSKMIKEEKPWVKFGISPFGIWRNKNKDQDGSYTTGLANYDDLYADVRKWLKNGWIDYVAPQLYWERGHRAANYELLLNWWAQHGYGRNVYIGHGAYRLRSNAAWSVPTELPIQITEARTLNTIQGSAFYSAKSFNGNPLGLEDTLRNYFYRYPALRPAMPWINLPAPLPPYFIDAFERADGLHLHWADDDTSGRTKQYVLYRFNASESINLNDPTKILAIIQQMPDPQFIDYSYVKGNLYTYVVTALNRLQTESLASDPLYMRKNGRKTLFMFDPEPASRY, from the coding sequence ATGGTCAAGTATTTATTGGGAGTTGCGCTAATGCTTACCGGTGTTTTTAACCAGGTAAAAGCACAATTGCCACCCAAGAGGGAATTTCGTGCAGTATGGATTGCCACGGTGGAAAATATTGACTGGCCTTCCAGGAAAGGATTGCCGGTTGAAATACAGAAACAGGAATTTATTAACCTCCTCGATAAGCAACAACGTAACGGCATGAACGCCGTTATTGTTCAGATCCGTCCGGTTGCTGACGCCTTTTATGATTCTCCTTTCGAGCCATGGTCTGAATACCTGAGCGGTGTACAGGGACAGGCGCCCAATCCTTATTATGATCCTCTCCGCTTTATGCTGGAAGAGACCCATAAACGGGGCATGGAATTCCATGCCTGGTTCAACCCTTACCGCGCCGCTATCAGCACAGGCAGAAATAATGTCACGGCCAACCACATTACCCGCATGCGGCCGCAGTGGTTCGTTAATTTTGACGGAAAAAAATATTTCGATCCCGGTATTCCGGAAGTACGTGAATACGTCACCCAGATCATCCGGGACGTTGTACGTCGCTATGACATTGACGCCGTACACTTCGATGATTATTTCTATCCATACCCTGTGTCCGGTAAGGACTTCCCCGACTTTAACTCCTATCGCCAGTATGGCCGTAACATGCAGAAAGATGACTGGCGCCGCTGGAATGTAGATACCATTATCCAGATGGTGAGCAAAATGATCAAGGAGGAAAAGCCATGGGTGAAGTTCGGGATCAGTCCCTTCGGCATCTGGCGGAATAAAAATAAGGACCAGGATGGTTCCTATACTACAGGACTTGCCAATTATGACGACCTGTACGCGGATGTACGCAAATGGCTGAAGAACGGGTGGATTGACTACGTAGCTCCTCAGCTATACTGGGAACGTGGGCACCGCGCAGCCAACTATGAGTTACTACTTAACTGGTGGGCGCAGCACGGCTATGGCCGCAATGTATATATAGGCCATGGAGCATACCGCCTCCGCAGTAATGCCGCCTGGAGCGTTCCGACAGAGCTGCCCATACAAATCACAGAGGCCAGGACGCTTAACACTATCCAGGGCAGCGCGTTTTACAGCGCTAAATCATTCAATGGCAACCCTTTAGGACTGGAAGACACCCTGCGAAATTATTTTTACCGCTATCCCGCGCTACGGCCGGCAATGCCCTGGATAAACCTGCCCGCACCATTACCTCCTTATTTTATAGACGCTTTTGAAAGAGCTGATGGTCTGCACCTTCATTGGGCTGATGACGATACATCAGGCCGCACAAAACAATACGTATTATACCGTTTCAACGCCAGTGAATCTATTAATCTCAATGACCCTACCAAGATCCTGGCCATCATACAACAGATGCCAGATCCGCAGTTCATAGATTATTCCTATGTAAAGGGAAACCTTTACACGTATGTAGTTACGGCATTGAACCGCCTGCAAACTGAGAGCCTGGCAAGTGATCCCTTATACATGAGGAAAAACGGAAGGAAGACTTTATTTATGTTCGATCCTGAACCGGCCAGCAGGTATTAG
- a CDS encoding MIP/aquaporin family protein produces the protein MHPLLAEFLGTMLLILLGNGVVANVILNKTKGNGGGWIVITTGWALAVFVGVVVAGPYSGAHLNPAVTLALAIAGKFAWASVPLFILAQLLGAMTGAFLVWFYYKDHMDITGDPGLIQACYCTAPAIRNNGRNLGSEVIGTFVLLFTIFYFTGAELGEEKTPVGMGSLGALPVALLVLAIGLSLGGTTGYAINPARDLGPRIMHAILPVKGKAGNGWDYAWIPVAGPFIGAAIAAVLYLCLQPAIK, from the coding sequence ATGCACCCTTTATTAGCAGAGTTCCTGGGAACCATGTTACTGATACTGCTGGGCAATGGCGTAGTAGCCAATGTTATTCTCAATAAAACAAAAGGCAATGGCGGCGGCTGGATCGTGATCACGACCGGCTGGGCGCTTGCCGTATTTGTAGGTGTAGTGGTAGCCGGCCCTTACAGCGGCGCACATCTGAATCCTGCTGTGACACTGGCACTGGCTATAGCCGGAAAATTCGCCTGGGCATCTGTTCCCCTGTTTATCCTTGCTCAGTTGCTGGGGGCAATGACCGGGGCCTTCCTGGTATGGTTCTATTATAAAGATCATATGGATATTACCGGAGACCCTGGCCTGATACAAGCCTGTTACTGTACAGCTCCTGCTATCAGGAACAACGGTCGCAATCTCGGCAGTGAAGTGATCGGCACCTTCGTATTGTTGTTCACCATCTTTTATTTTACCGGGGCTGAACTGGGGGAAGAGAAAACGCCGGTGGGAATGGGCTCCCTGGGCGCCTTACCGGTGGCCCTGCTGGTCTTGGCAATAGGGCTCTCGCTGGGAGGCACTACCGGTTATGCTATTAATCCTGCCAGGGACCTGGGACCCCGTATTATGCATGCTATCCTGCCGGTAAAAGGGAAGGCCGGCAACGGATGGGACTATGCCTGGATTCCCGTGGCTGGCCCATTTATCGGGGCGGCTATTGCCGCAGTATTATACTTATGCCTGCAACCGGCTATAAAGTAA
- a CDS encoding AAA family ATPase: protein MLKVVVIGPESTGKSTLSEQLAAHYQTVWVPEYARQYLEALPRSYEQHDLLTIAEGQLALEDDLAAAANRLLICDTDLHVIKVWSEYKYGTCDPHILAQIAKRPYDLYLLTYIDIPWEEDPQREYPDPAMREYFYNIYRDLVAASGVPWVEIKGNFEERKLLAVTAVDKLLEKQ, encoded by the coding sequence ATGTTGAAAGTAGTTGTTATAGGGCCGGAGTCTACCGGAAAGAGTACGTTGAGTGAGCAGCTGGCGGCACATTATCAAACGGTATGGGTGCCGGAGTATGCACGCCAGTACCTGGAAGCGTTGCCCCGGTCCTATGAACAACACGACCTGCTCACCATTGCAGAAGGACAACTGGCATTGGAAGATGATCTGGCAGCGGCCGCCAACAGGCTGTTGATCTGCGATACAGACCTGCATGTTATCAAGGTATGGAGTGAGTATAAGTATGGGACATGCGACCCTCATATCTTAGCGCAGATAGCTAAGCGCCCCTATGATCTGTACCTGTTAACCTATATCGACATTCCCTGGGAGGAAGATCCGCAGCGGGAATATCCTGATCCTGCCATGCGGGAGTATTTTTACAATATCTATAGAGACCTTGTTGCCGCGTCAGGTGTACCCTGGGTGGAGATCAAAGGCAATTTTGAAGAAAGGAAATTGTTGGCGGTAACAGCTGTGGATAAACTGCTGGAAAAACAATAA
- the pnuC gene encoding nicotinamide riboside transporter PnuC, translated as MNFDALYQGLQEGIRAMSWLEIVAALFGAISVICSKQNSIWLYPTGLVSTGIYAYLLSREQFRLYAEATLNVYYFVMSVYGWYHWAKKAGSEPETPVEWANRREWIVTVSITVIGWGVFAYLLSNYSNSDVPLIDAFVSATACGGMWLLAKRKIENWLVLNVSNLVAIPLLFHKHLLPTAILTIFLFIVAVLGYFSWRRIWREQHTAGMAK; from the coding sequence ATGAATTTTGACGCACTATATCAGGGATTACAGGAAGGAATACGGGCAATGAGCTGGCTGGAAATAGTGGCGGCCCTGTTTGGCGCCATCAGTGTGATCTGCAGTAAACAGAACAGCATCTGGTTGTATCCGACGGGATTGGTGAGCACAGGTATCTATGCATATCTCCTGTCAAGGGAGCAGTTCCGCCTGTATGCGGAAGCCACCCTGAATGTTTACTATTTTGTGATGAGCGTATATGGCTGGTATCACTGGGCCAAAAAAGCGGGCAGCGAACCGGAAACGCCGGTGGAATGGGCCAATCGCCGGGAATGGATCGTTACGGTGTCGATAACCGTAATCGGCTGGGGCGTTTTTGCATACCTGCTCAGTAATTATTCCAACTCTGACGTACCATTAATAGATGCATTTGTATCTGCTACGGCCTGCGGCGGTATGTGGCTGCTGGCGAAGCGAAAGATAGAGAACTGGCTGGTGCTCAATGTGTCTAACCTTGTCGCGATCCCCTTATTGTTTCACAAACACTTGTTGCCAACGGCAATATTGACAATATTCCTGTTCATTGTTGCTGTGTTGGGCTATTTCAGCTGGAGAAGGATCTGGCGGGAACAACACACTGCGGGAATGGCAAAGTAA
- the mtgA gene encoding monofunctional biosynthetic peptidoglycan transglycosylase: MNLKGIVPRTWRRLKKIALILFIAQFVYIIILKWVNPPITLTMISSWFSLIGTDKHFHKTWADYDEISQHAKLAVLASEDQLFPDHNGFDFKSIEKAMKHNQKSKKIRGASTISQQVAKNVFLWQGRSWVRKGLEVYFTFMIEKIWGKERILEMYLNVAQTGDGIFGVEAAAQQYYHKSAASLNREQAAMIAACLPNPIKYTVTPPARITSYRQRKILQQMRFIAPDPDIAELVSSK, translated from the coding sequence ATGAATTTAAAAGGGATTGTTCCGAGAACCTGGAGAAGGCTGAAGAAGATTGCACTCATTCTATTCATTGCTCAATTTGTTTACATCATCATATTAAAATGGGTCAATCCACCGATCACCCTTACCATGATATCCTCCTGGTTTAGCCTCATTGGAACAGATAAGCATTTCCATAAAACCTGGGCAGACTATGATGAGATCTCTCAACATGCCAAGCTGGCAGTACTAGCCAGTGAGGACCAGCTCTTCCCTGATCATAACGGATTTGATTTTAAATCCATCGAGAAGGCGATGAAGCACAACCAGAAAAGTAAAAAGATCCGTGGCGCCAGTACCATCAGTCAGCAAGTGGCAAAAAATGTATTCCTCTGGCAGGGACGCAGCTGGGTGCGTAAAGGGCTGGAGGTCTATTTTACTTTCATGATCGAAAAGATATGGGGCAAAGAACGGATACTTGAAATGTATCTGAATGTGGCACAGACAGGCGATGGCATTTTCGGAGTGGAAGCTGCTGCACAGCAATATTACCACAAAAGTGCGGCCAGCCTCAATCGCGAACAGGCTGCCATGATCGCTGCCTGTCTGCCGAATCCTATAAAATATACCGTAACGCCGCCGGCGCGTATCACTTCTTACCGCCAGCGAAAAATCTTACAGCAGATGCGGTTTATCGCTCCGGATCCGGACATCGCTGAACTGGTGAGCAGTAAATAA
- a CDS encoding PNGase F N-terminal domain-containing protein, giving the protein MKKHSLLWIALLITGGIQAQSGKEKPGAEITYGFRYNGKDVPEGNLKLIIQGNRASYQPLDAVAQKERQFLDNKGKATYQMITNKEGELLTFKKPFSNYDQPELLPGIDTVLGYACKKAKVKVRSNTIEIWYTDALPMKGTPVLNFAPGLGLILRTLRNGTSEYIATKVDLRDIKDEELKWPVTMGSMVDDATYLRQVIENRFTTLHVFNQEQISWGNKFNDPADEQENVTYHYAGGTVILKKVKLPKTTEVTLFAEVAEYSNGDSYDRTGSVFMVPVDKKTSFLDGLKKGVKELPVYHEKYRGVVATDNYLPTMELMRFFTPFGINYYNEKVKIKGYQWADSAVYRQDITELLPRLQGEVWLGMYIGNYDKGGHKVSLRLKYYPADSDQKGTKEEHWIMPVFNTTNLMEMAEQEYGTMFGKDSLTVTVNIPEGLKNLRLRYTATGHGGWGGGDEFNQKLNEIFVDGKRVYHFIPWRTDCSNFRLSNPATANFVNGLASSDLSRSNWCPGGVTEPITIPLPDLTPGEHTFKVAIPLGEREGNSFSAWNVSGCLIGEK; this is encoded by the coding sequence ATGAAAAAACACTCATTGCTGTGGATCGCCCTATTGATAACAGGGGGAATACAGGCACAATCAGGGAAAGAAAAGCCAGGGGCCGAGATCACCTACGGCTTTCGATATAATGGCAAGGACGTCCCTGAAGGAAATCTGAAACTGATCATCCAGGGGAACAGGGCCAGCTACCAGCCGCTGGATGCTGTTGCACAGAAAGAACGGCAGTTCCTCGACAACAAAGGAAAGGCCACCTACCAGATGATCACCAACAAAGAAGGGGAACTGCTGACATTCAAAAAGCCATTCAGCAATTATGACCAGCCCGAGCTGTTGCCGGGTATCGATACTGTGCTGGGGTATGCCTGCAAGAAGGCGAAAGTAAAGGTCCGCTCCAATACTATTGAGATCTGGTATACCGATGCCCTGCCAATGAAAGGAACGCCGGTGCTGAACTTTGCTCCGGGGCTGGGCCTGATACTGAGAACATTGCGTAATGGCACCTCCGAATACATCGCAACAAAAGTAGACCTGCGTGATATTAAAGACGAAGAACTAAAATGGCCGGTTACCATGGGATCGATGGTAGACGATGCCACCTACCTGCGACAGGTTATCGAGAACCGGTTCACGACCCTGCATGTCTTTAACCAGGAGCAGATCAGCTGGGGAAATAAATTCAATGACCCGGCAGATGAGCAGGAAAACGTCACTTACCACTATGCCGGAGGAACCGTTATCCTTAAGAAAGTAAAGTTGCCAAAGACGACCGAAGTGACGTTGTTTGCAGAAGTTGCGGAGTATTCCAACGGCGACTCCTACGACCGTACGGGTTCGGTATTTATGGTACCCGTAGATAAAAAGACATCTTTCCTGGACGGTTTGAAAAAGGGAGTAAAGGAACTGCCTGTATATCATGAGAAGTATCGTGGAGTGGTAGCGACAGATAACTATCTGCCCACCATGGAGCTGATGCGTTTTTTCACTCCCTTCGGTATCAATTATTATAATGAGAAGGTGAAAATAAAAGGCTACCAATGGGCTGATTCCGCCGTCTATCGCCAGGATATTACGGAATTACTACCGCGCTTACAGGGAGAAGTATGGTTGGGCATGTACATTGGTAACTATGACAAGGGCGGCCATAAGGTAAGCCTTCGTCTGAAATACTACCCTGCAGACAGCGACCAGAAAGGAACAAAGGAGGAGCATTGGATAATGCCTGTCTTTAATACCACCAACCTCATGGAAATGGCGGAACAGGAATATGGTACCATGTTCGGAAAGGATTCGCTAACCGTTACTGTGAACATACCGGAAGGATTAAAGAACCTCCGCTTACGTTATACTGCAACCGGCCATGGTGGCTGGGGAGGTGGAGATGAGTTCAATCAGAAGCTGAACGAGATCTTCGTAGATGGAAAAAGGGTATATCATTTTATTCCATGGCGTACAGACTGCAGCAACTTCCGTTTGTCAAACCCGGCAACAGCCAATTTTGTGAATGGTCTGGCATCTTCAGATCTGAGCCGGTCTAACTGGTGTCCGGGAGGAGTGACAGAACCGATCACTATTCCCCTACCCGATCTCACACCGGGAGAACATACCTTTAAGGTGGCGATCCCACTGGGAGAGCGCGAAGGAAATAGCTTCAGCGCCTGGAACGTTTCGGGCTGTTTAATAGGGGAAAAATAA
- the glpK gene encoding glycerol kinase GlpK — protein MKEKEITRYVLALDQGTTSSRAIIFDKAGAIVSVAQKEFRQIFPSPGRVEHDASEIWSSQLGVAAEAVAKAGLRGTDIAAIGITNQRETTIVWDRHTGKPVHNAIVWQDRRTAAYCDELKAAGHGQMIREKTGLVIDAYFSATKVKWILDNVAGAREKAARGLLAFGTVDAWLVWNLTDGKTHATDITNASRTMLFNIHTQSWDEELLSLFDIPAAMLPEVKQSSELIAETTPSIFSVTIPIAGIAGDQHAALFGQMCTSPGMVKNTYGTGCFMLMNIGEHPIISQNNLVTTIAWKINGKVEYALEGSIFIAGAVVQWLRDGLGIIRSSAEVESLAAKAPHNDGVYLVPAFAGLGAPHWDQHARGTLVGMTRGTTSAHIARAALESIAYQTMEVLRAMEADAGISIKELRVDGGATNNNLLMQFQADILGTQVIRPKITETTAMGAAYLAGLATGFWKDQEEIARQWQVDHLFTPAGKEEQVHKWIRGWSHAVKAVKAWAKLSAQEDAVVSQ, from the coding sequence ATGAAGGAAAAGGAAATAACCCGGTACGTCCTGGCATTGGATCAGGGTACCACCAGTTCAAGGGCGATCATCTTTGATAAAGCCGGCGCTATCGTTTCTGTAGCCCAGAAAGAATTCAGGCAGATCTTCCCTTCCCCCGGACGGGTAGAACATGATGCCAGCGAGATCTGGTCCAGTCAGCTGGGCGTTGCTGCAGAAGCAGTAGCCAAAGCCGGATTGAGAGGAACAGATATCGCGGCGATCGGGATCACTAATCAACGGGAGACGACCATTGTGTGGGACCGCCATACGGGAAAGCCTGTTCATAACGCCATCGTTTGGCAGGACAGACGTACGGCCGCCTACTGTGACGAGCTCAAAGCGGCGGGCCACGGACAAATGATCCGCGAAAAGACCGGTCTCGTAATTGATGCCTACTTCTCCGCAACAAAAGTGAAATGGATCCTGGACAATGTTGCTGGAGCAAGGGAAAAGGCGGCCAGGGGACTACTGGCCTTCGGGACAGTCGATGCCTGGCTGGTATGGAACCTTACTGACGGAAAAACGCATGCGACCGATATTACGAATGCATCGCGGACGATGTTATTTAATATACATACCCAAAGCTGGGACGAAGAACTGTTGTCCCTTTTCGATATTCCCGCTGCCATGCTGCCGGAAGTAAAACAGTCCAGTGAGCTGATAGCCGAAACAACACCGTCTATTTTCTCTGTGACGATTCCTATTGCCGGTATTGCGGGCGACCAGCATGCCGCTTTATTCGGACAGATGTGCACATCTCCCGGAATGGTAAAGAATACCTATGGTACAGGATGTTTTATGCTGATGAATATCGGCGAACATCCGATCATTTCTCAAAACAACCTGGTTACTACTATTGCATGGAAAATAAACGGGAAGGTGGAATATGCCCTGGAGGGCAGCATTTTCATTGCCGGCGCCGTGGTGCAATGGCTGAGAGATGGCCTGGGTATTATCAGGTCCTCTGCTGAAGTGGAAAGCCTGGCAGCCAAAGCGCCTCACAATGATGGCGTGTACCTGGTACCCGCCTTCGCCGGTCTGGGCGCTCCACATTGGGACCAGCATGCGAGAGGAACACTTGTCGGCATGACAAGGGGAACAACGTCGGCGCATATAGCAAGGGCGGCGCTTGAAAGTATTGCTTACCAGACTATGGAGGTGCTGCGTGCCATGGAGGCAGATGCCGGTATCAGCATCAAGGAATTGCGGGTGGATGGCGGCGCTACCAACAATAATTTACTGATGCAGTTCCAGGCCGACATCCTGGGTACACAGGTAATACGCCCCAAGATCACAGAAACCACTGCAATGGGAGCTGCCTATCTGGCGGGGCTGGCAACAGGTTTCTGGAAAGACCAGGAAGAAATTGCCCGCCAGTGGCAGGTGGATCACTTGTTTACTCCGGCCGGTAAGGAAGAGCAGGTGCACAAATGGATCAGGGGATGGAGCCATGCGGTAAAGGCAGTGAAAGCCTGGGCAAAACTTTCGGCACAGGAAGACGCTGTTGTAAGCCAGTAA